The following proteins are encoded in a genomic region of Lachnospiraceae bacterium KM106-2:
- a CDS encoding antigen, putative, with protein sequence MNHCHKNKILLTSVTIGAIFIAYKIDCYSKEARNLAKMKYIRKKGKSRKKAFFIGGGLASMAGAAYLIRDCNFDGRNITILEALNVVGGSNDGGSHNHGFLCRGGRMLNEETYENFWELFSSIPSLSNPKRSVTEEILNFDHAHPTCAKARLIDKEGRILSVDRMGFNSKDRSLLLKLMLTPESQLDDLTIEDWFTSSPHFFTTNFWYMWQTTFAFQKWSSLFEFRRYMNRMIFEFSRIETLEGVTRTPYNQYESVILPIKVYLEKRGVQFRYKTQVTDIDFIPHTLIASKLHLMENGEERYIKLSKGDLCFFINGCMTDCSTLGSLNTPAPKPDLSPASAELWRKISNRKRGLGNPDPFFSHPRETTWQSFTVTLKGNLFLKKIEDFSGNVPGSGALMTFKDSSWLMSIVVAAQPHFSNQSLDTTIFWGYGLYPDRHGDYVKKAMKDCSGREILIELIHQFHWEDEMEELLETVVDCIPCRMPYINAQFQPHKKSDRPPVVPAGTTNFAMISQFVEIPKDMVFTEEYSVRAARLAAYTLTQTPKRVLKVTPYNRNPIILLKAAIKAYR encoded by the coding sequence ATGAATCATTGTCATAAAAATAAAATTCTTCTCACATCGGTTACGATCGGAGCTATCTTTATTGCTTATAAGATCGACTGCTATTCAAAAGAAGCAAGGAATCTTGCAAAGATGAAATATATACGGAAGAAAGGAAAAAGTAGAAAGAAAGCATTTTTCATCGGAGGCGGACTTGCCAGTATGGCAGGCGCCGCTTATCTGATCCGAGATTGTAATTTCGATGGACGCAATATTACTATACTAGAAGCATTAAATGTAGTCGGAGGCAGCAATGATGGAGGCAGTCATAATCATGGTTTCTTATGTCGTGGTGGACGCATGCTAAACGAAGAGACTTACGAGAACTTCTGGGAATTATTCTCCTCTATCCCCTCACTCTCCAATCCCAAACGTTCTGTAACAGAAGAAATTCTAAACTTTGATCACGCCCACCCCACTTGTGCGAAAGCGCGTTTGATCGACAAAGAAGGTCGGATCCTGTCTGTCGATCGTATGGGATTTAATTCAAAAGATCGTTCTCTCTTATTAAAATTAATGCTCACACCGGAATCGCAATTAGATGACTTAACGATCGAGGACTGGTTTACAAGCTCCCCTCACTTTTTCACTACGAATTTCTGGTATATGTGGCAGACCACCTTTGCCTTTCAGAAATGGAGTTCTTTATTCGAATTCCGTCGCTATATGAATCGAATGATCTTCGAATTCAGTCGAATTGAAACATTAGAAGGTGTCACACGTACCCCATACAATCAATACGAAAGCGTTATCCTTCCCATCAAAGTATATCTTGAGAAACGAGGCGTACAGTTCCGCTATAAGACACAGGTAACGGATATCGACTTTATTCCTCATACACTGATTGCTAGTAAACTTCATTTGATGGAAAATGGGGAAGAACGTTATATTAAGCTATCAAAAGGAGATCTTTGTTTCTTTATCAATGGTTGTATGACCGATTGCAGTACGTTAGGAAGCCTTAATACTCCTGCACCAAAACCAGACCTTTCACCTGCAAGTGCTGAGCTATGGCGTAAGATCAGCAATCGGAAACGAGGACTCGGTAATCCCGATCCATTCTTCTCTCATCCAAGAGAAACTACGTGGCAAAGTTTCACTGTCACCTTAAAAGGGAACTTATTTCTAAAGAAGATTGAAGATTTCTCCGGCAATGTTCCTGGAAGCGGTGCCTTAATGACGTTTAAAGATTCCAGCTGGTTAATGAGTATTGTTGTCGCAGCACAGCCTCATTTTAGCAATCAATCCCTTGACACTACGATTTTCTGGGGTTATGGTCTATATCCGGATCGACATGGTGACTATGTGAAAAAAGCAATGAAAGATTGCTCTGGAAGAGAAATTCTGATTGAATTGATCCATCAGTTCCATTGGGAAGATGAAATGGAAGAATTATTAGAGACTGTAGTCGACTGCATTCCATGTCGAATGCCATATATTAATGCACAATTTCAACCTCATAAAAAGTCGGATCGTCCTCCTGTCGTACCAGCTGGCACGACAAACTTTGCAATGATCAGTCAGTTTGTTGAAATACCAAAAGATATGGTATTTACAGAGGAATATTCGGTTAGGGCTGCAAGACTTGCAGCTTATACTCTTACGCAGACGCCGAAACGAGTTCTAAAAGTAACTCCTTATAATCGGAATCCTATCATTTTATTGAAGGCAGC